A single Calidithermus timidus DSM 17022 DNA region contains:
- a CDS encoding aldo/keto reductase, which produces MSYRRLGKSGLFVHPIALGTMQFGWSADEETSYAVMDAFVEAGGNLIDTADIYSNWTPNNPGGVSEEIIGRWLKSRGNRDRVLIATKVRGPMGQNGSEGRNHPLQREGLSRKWILRAAEDSLRRLQTDYIDLYQVHWVDNQVPIEETLSALTDLVRRGWVRYIGCSNFSAWRLMQALWASDKHGYEAFVSLQPEYSLVQPTRANFEREIARVCEVYGLGVIPYSPLAGGFLTGKYRRGEELPQSVRAQGIASNRMNEQNWAILDKVLEVAAGRGVHPAQVALAWLLSKPYVTAPIVGANSVAQLGDLMPAAGLQLSRDEVAALDEVSSWPLSRTEREV; this is translated from the coding sequence ATGAGCTACCGCAGACTCGGCAAGAGCGGCCTTTTCGTCCACCCCATCGCCCTGGGCACCATGCAATTCGGCTGGAGCGCCGATGAGGAGACCTCCTATGCCGTGATGGACGCCTTCGTGGAGGCGGGGGGCAACCTCATCGACACCGCCGACATCTACTCCAACTGGACGCCCAATAACCCCGGCGGGGTCTCGGAGGAGATCATCGGGCGCTGGTTGAAGAGTCGGGGCAACCGCGACCGGGTGCTCATCGCCACCAAGGTGCGCGGGCCCATGGGCCAAAACGGCTCCGAGGGGCGCAACCATCCCCTTCAGCGCGAGGGCTTGTCGCGCAAGTGGATCTTACGGGCTGCCGAGGACTCGCTGCGCCGCCTGCAAACCGACTACATCGACCTCTACCAGGTGCACTGGGTAGATAATCAGGTGCCCATCGAGGAAACCCTCTCCGCCCTCACCGACCTGGTGCGCCGGGGCTGGGTACGCTACATCGGTTGCTCGAACTTCTCGGCCTGGCGCTTGATGCAGGCGCTGTGGGCCTCGGATAAGCACGGCTATGAGGCCTTCGTCTCGCTCCAACCGGAATACTCGCTGGTGCAGCCCACCCGCGCCAACTTCGAGCGCGAGATCGCTAGGGTGTGCGAGGTCTACGGCCTGGGCGTGATCCCCTACAGCCCGCTGGCCGGCGGCTTCCTCACCGGCAAGTACCGGCGTGGAGAGGAGTTGCCCCAAAGCGTGCGGGCTCAGGGCATCGCCAGCAACCGCATGAACGAGCAGAACTGGGCCATCCTGGACAAGGTGCTCGAGGTCGCCGCGGGCCGGGGTGTCCACCCCGCCCAGGTGGCCTTGGCCTGGCTGCTTTCCAAGCCCTACGTAACCGCGCCCATCGTCGGAGCCAACAGCGTGGCCCAGCTCGGCGACCTCATGCCCGCCGCTGGCTTGCAACTCAGTCGTGACGAGGTGGCCGCCCTCGACGAGGTCTCGAGCTGGCCGCTCTCCCGCACCGAACGGGAGGTTTGA
- a CDS encoding FKBP-type peptidyl-prolyl cis-trans isomerase produces the protein MKPTFAATLLLAGSLLLAGCQADKTAAICKNKPAALKTTNQAVTDLKIEDVRVGKGAEALPGKTVKVHYIGRLVDGKEFDSSCQEGREAFEFTLGQGQVIPGWDSGVLGMKVGGYRRLIIPARLAYGERSPSPDIPANSALIFDVELMEVK, from the coding sequence ATGAAACCAACCTTCGCCGCCACGCTGCTGCTAGCCGGGAGCCTGCTGCTCGCCGGCTGCCAAGCCGATAAAACCGCCGCTATCTGCAAGAACAAGCCCGCGGCCCTCAAAACCACCAACCAGGCCGTCACCGATCTCAAGATCGAGGACGTGAGGGTGGGCAAGGGCGCCGAGGCTCTGCCGGGCAAGACCGTCAAGGTGCACTACATCGGGCGCCTGGTCGACGGCAAGGAGTTCGACAGCTCCTGCCAGGAGGGCCGTGAGGCCTTCGAGTTCACCCTGGGCCAGGGCCAGGTCATCCCCGGCTGGGACAGCGGCGTGCTGGGCATGAAGGTGGGGGGTTATCGGCGGCTGATCATCCCGGCGCGGCTGGCCTACGGCGAGCGCTCCCCCAGCCCCGACATCCCCGCCAACTCGGCCCTGATCTTCGACGTGGAGCTGATGGAGGTGAAGTGA
- a CDS encoding zinc ribbon domain-containing protein, with amino-acid sequence MTPSSQESARKKRQQVEHLLHMVTSHFVRECVKRRVKEIAIGDLTGIREAIDYGDRLNQRLHAWPYRKVIHMIRYKAALVGITVRDEVDEQNTSRTCHVCGRVREANRVHRGSYRCECGWAVQADVNGALNIYERAFQVSPVKGSSGRVARPVVLSFQPGWHTVHEPKSRAA; translated from the coding sequence ATTACTCCATCATCACAGGAGAGCGCCCGCAAAAAGCGCCAGCAAGTCGAACACCTGCTGCACATGGTCACCTCGCACTTCGTCCGCGAGTGCGTAAAGCGCAGGGTCAAGGAGATCGCCATCGGCGACCTCACCGGCATCCGGGAGGCCATCGACTACGGGGATCGGCTCAACCAGCGCCTGCACGCTTGGCCGTACCGGAAGGTCATCCACATGATCCGGTACAAGGCCGCCCTTGTGGGGATCACCGTGCGGGACGAGGTGGATGAGCAGAACACCTCTCGCACCTGCCATGTCTGCGGGAGAGTGCGGGAGGCAAACCGGGTTCATCGCGGCTCCTACCGCTGCGAGTGCGGGTGGGCAGTCCAGGCGGACGTGAACGGCGCGCTGAACATCTACGAGCGCGCATTCCAGGTATCTCCCGTCAAGGGGAGTAGTGGCCGTGTGGCGCGGCCCGTGGTCTTGTCATTCCAGCCGGGATGGCATACGGTCCACGAACCTAAGTCCCGGGCGGCTTGA
- the hisG gene encoding ATP phosphoribosyltransferase, whose amino-acid sequence MIRGKYALTLALPKGRNLKDGYAALQRAALEAWRAEGLELPPFGAERALIHGEEGKIAILELRNADVPLYVDLGIADAGVVGKDVLLESGRDVYEPVDLHTGHCRLSLIRHPDNTGPIRRVATKYPNFTARIFRERGLVADIIELAGNVELAALTGLADAIVDLVSTGATIRANGLVEVEVLAHSTTRFIVNRQALKLKSDLLRPLIEGLRQQSRALAQE is encoded by the coding sequence ATGATACGCGGGAAGTACGCGCTGACGCTGGCGCTGCCCAAGGGGCGCAACCTCAAGGACGGCTACGCCGCCTTGCAGCGGGCCGCGCTCGAGGCCTGGCGCGCCGAGGGGCTGGAGCTCCCCCCCTTCGGCGCAGAACGAGCACTCATCCACGGTGAGGAGGGCAAGATCGCCATCCTCGAGCTGCGCAACGCCGACGTACCGCTCTACGTAGACCTGGGCATCGCCGATGCCGGGGTGGTGGGCAAGGACGTGCTGCTGGAGAGCGGGCGCGACGTGTACGAGCCCGTAGACCTACACACGGGGCATTGCCGGCTCTCGCTGATCCGTCACCCCGACAACACCGGCCCCATCCGCCGGGTGGCCACCAAGTACCCCAACTTCACCGCCCGCATCTTCCGCGAGCGGGGCCTGGTGGCCGACATCATCGAGTTGGCCGGAAACGTCGAGCTGGCCGCCCTCACCGGCCTGGCCGACGCCATCGTGGACCTGGTCTCCACCGGAGCCACCATCCGGGCCAACGGCCTGGTCGAAGTCGAGGTGCTGGCCCACTCCACCACCCGCTTCATCGTCAACCGGCAGGCCCTGAAGCTCAAGAGCGATCTCCTGCGGCCCCTCATCGAAGGCCTGCGGCAGCAGAGCCGGGCGTTGGCGCAGGAGTAG
- a CDS encoding GntR family transcriptional regulator — translation MDLGQLAKTLGQRSQTTPETVAAVLREAIAKGILRAGQPLRGEEIAQQMGVSRIPVREALRQLEVEGLVHYYPNRGAFVADLDTEQIREIYEIRMMLEVGALRRAVPRLGPAQLQRARQLLEATEAAQDGGEWGRLEVEFHEVLYALEDRPRLARMIDNLLNIVDRYWHMHGLTLKHRTVFEGDHRALWQACYEGDVERAVKLLEQHLERSANLLIGELEGRVLK, via the coding sequence ATGGACCTCGGACAGCTCGCCAAGACCCTGGGCCAGCGCAGCCAGACCACCCCCGAGACGGTGGCGGCGGTGCTGCGCGAGGCCATCGCCAAGGGCATCCTGCGGGCGGGTCAGCCCCTGCGGGGTGAGGAGATCGCCCAACAGATGGGGGTCAGCCGCATCCCGGTGCGGGAGGCGCTGCGTCAGCTCGAGGTCGAGGGGCTGGTGCACTACTACCCCAACCGCGGGGCCTTCGTGGCCGACCTCGACACCGAGCAGATCCGCGAGATCTACGAGATCCGCATGATGCTCGAGGTCGGTGCCCTGCGCCGCGCCGTGCCTAGGCTGGGGCCCGCCCAGTTGCAGCGGGCGCGGCAGCTGCTCGAGGCCACCGAAGCTGCCCAGGACGGCGGGGAGTGGGGCCGGCTCGAGGTCGAGTTCCACGAGGTGCTCTACGCCCTCGAAGACCGCCCCCGCTTAGCCCGCATGATCGACAACCTGCTCAACATCGTCGACCGCTACTGGCACATGCACGGCCTCACCCTCAAGCACCGCACGGTCTTCGAGGGCGACCACCGCGCTTTGTGGCAAGCCTGCTACGAGGGCGACGTGGAGCGCGCGGTGAAGCTCTTGGAACAGCACCTCGAGCGCTCGGCAAACCTGCTGATCGGGGAGCTCGAGGGTAGGGTGTTGAAGTAG
- the rapZ gene encoding RNase adapter RapZ yields the protein MRFVVITGLSGAGKTSAHFALEDLGYFSVDNLPPALWPSLLETLQKGGIGKAAVVVDIRTRKFLDDLEPTLAQLRPFLVFLEARPDVLLKRYNLSRRLHPLGTGNLLSEIEAEKNALAPLRDRADLVIDTSDKSARELKEVLEKALGEEEGFVLRLLSFGFKWGPPQDADLVLDVRSLPNPYYDPQLKPLPGTEPAVARYVFSRREDEPFYRALMTTAGLAAEGARENGRAAYTVAVGCTGGRHRSVAVVERLAQDMSGRFRVEVEHRDVGKAE from the coding sequence GTGAGGTTCGTCGTCATCACCGGGCTCTCCGGCGCGGGCAAGACCAGCGCCCACTTCGCGCTGGAGGACCTGGGGTACTTCTCCGTGGACAACCTGCCGCCCGCACTGTGGCCCTCGCTGCTGGAGACCTTGCAGAAGGGAGGCATCGGCAAGGCGGCGGTGGTGGTGGACATCCGCACCCGCAAGTTCCTGGACGACCTCGAGCCCACCCTAGCCCAGCTCAGACCCTTTCTGGTCTTTCTCGAGGCCCGCCCCGACGTGCTGCTCAAGCGCTACAACCTCTCGCGCCGATTACACCCCCTGGGCACCGGCAACCTACTGAGCGAGATCGAGGCCGAGAAGAACGCCTTGGCCCCCTTGCGCGACCGGGCCGACCTGGTCATCGACACCTCCGACAAGTCGGCGCGAGAGCTCAAGGAGGTGCTGGAGAAAGCCCTGGGCGAGGAGGAGGGCTTCGTGTTGCGGCTGCTGTCCTTCGGCTTCAAGTGGGGACCGCCGCAAGACGCCGACCTGGTGCTCGACGTGCGCAGCCTACCCAACCCCTACTACGATCCCCAGCTCAAGCCCCTCCCGGGCACCGAGCCCGCGGTAGCCCGCTACGTCTTCAGCCGCAGGGAAGACGAGCCCTTTTACCGTGCCCTCATGACCACGGCGGGCCTGGCCGCCGAAGGGGCCCGCGAGAATGGCCGGGCGGCCTACACGGTGGCCGTCGGCTGCACCGGGGGACGCCACCGCAGCGTGGCGGTGGTCGAACGACTGGCCCAGGACATGAGCGGAAGGTTTAGAGTAGAGGTCGAGCATCGCGATGTGGGCAAAGCTGAATAG
- a CDS encoding quinone oxidoreductase family protein: protein MKAIVLEEHGGPERLRCIELPRPQPGAGQVRIRVRLTGVNYADVQARRGGYDAGPKPPFTPGLDCVGVIDAVGEGVEGLRVGQRVMAFPVGGSYAEEVLAQAALTYPLPDDLPDEAVAGLTVLVTAYNVLTWAGRLQAGESVLVQAAAGGVGSTAVQLARSLGAGQVIGVVGSEAKVEVARRLGADAVLVGYEGFAQKVLELTQGMGAELILDSVSGPVFEEGMRCLAPFGRLVVYGHAGGQAGSFETRPLHRQTKAVIGYSSGHYRRSRPQLLRPSVEAVLGHLRRGEVRLEIGARFPLEKASEAHALVESRQSVGKVLLYP, encoded by the coding sequence ATGAAAGCCATCGTGCTCGAAGAACACGGCGGGCCCGAGCGGCTTCGCTGCATCGAGCTGCCCCGACCCCAACCGGGAGCGGGGCAGGTGCGCATCCGGGTGCGGCTGACGGGGGTCAACTACGCCGACGTGCAGGCCCGGCGCGGTGGGTACGACGCGGGCCCCAAGCCCCCCTTTACGCCGGGCCTGGACTGCGTGGGGGTCATCGACGCGGTGGGGGAGGGGGTGGAGGGGCTGAGGGTGGGCCAGCGGGTGATGGCCTTCCCGGTGGGCGGCTCCTACGCCGAGGAGGTCCTGGCCCAGGCCGCCCTGACCTACCCCCTCCCCGACGACCTGCCCGACGAAGCCGTCGCGGGCCTCACCGTGCTGGTCACGGCGTACAACGTGCTCACCTGGGCCGGTCGGCTGCAGGCGGGCGAGAGCGTGCTGGTGCAGGCGGCGGCGGGAGGGGTGGGCAGCACGGCGGTGCAACTGGCCCGCTCCTTGGGGGCAGGGCAGGTGATCGGGGTGGTGGGGAGCGAGGCCAAGGTCGAGGTGGCGCGGCGGCTAGGGGCTGATGCGGTGCTGGTGGGCTACGAGGGCTTCGCCCAGAAGGTGCTCGAGCTGACCCAGGGCATGGGGGCCGAGCTGATCCTCGACTCGGTCTCGGGTCCGGTGTTCGAGGAGGGGATGCGTTGCTTGGCCCCCTTTGGCCGCCTGGTGGTCTACGGGCACGCGGGCGGGCAGGCCGGCAGCTTCGAGACACGCCCTTTGCACCGGCAGACCAAGGCGGTGATCGGCTACAGCAGCGGGCACTACCGGCGCTCGAGGCCCCAATTGCTCAGGCCCAGCGTCGAGGCCGTGCTGGGGCACTTGCGGCGGGGGGAGGTGCGGCTGGAGATCGGCGCGCGCTTCCCTTTGGAAAAGGCCAGCGAAGCCCACGCCCTGGTGGAGAGCCGCCAGAGCGTGGGCAAGGTTCTGCTCTACCCGTGA
- a CDS encoding DUF1338 domain-containing protein: MSQLSQSAKLETLQAVLDGLMRRYQERVPDVPAILQAMIQEGLISRPEDVENDHIAFRTMGVPQLGIASLEKIFLHYGYTRRDRYNFEAKKLNAHWYSPPSPAFPRIFISELRVADLSPTAQAIITSYTDEVTADPVDALDLDDWRQVDEFLHKALWRLPTWADYQRLQEESEYAAWVIYNRYYLNHYTISVHNLPEGYDTIPAFNAFLERHGFKLNTAGGKAKVSPDGLLVQSSTVAEMIEAEFAGGEKHKISGSYVEFAERKPLPQFAHLPKSELRREHRREGFEAGNADKIFESTYSHQTALRR, encoded by the coding sequence ATGAGCCAATTGTCCCAGAGTGCCAAGCTCGAGACCCTCCAAGCCGTGCTCGACGGCCTGATGCGCCGCTACCAGGAGCGCGTGCCCGACGTGCCCGCCATCCTGCAAGCCATGATCCAAGAGGGCCTCATCTCCCGCCCCGAGGACGTGGAGAACGACCACATCGCCTTCCGCACCATGGGCGTGCCCCAGCTCGGCATCGCCTCGCTCGAGAAGATCTTCCTGCACTACGGTTACACCCGCCGCGACCGCTACAACTTCGAGGCCAAGAAGCTCAACGCCCACTGGTACAGCCCGCCCAGCCCCGCCTTCCCCCGCATCTTCATCAGCGAGCTGCGCGTCGCTGACCTCTCCCCCACCGCCCAGGCCATCATCACCTCCTACACCGACGAGGTGACCGCCGACCCCGTGGACGCGCTCGACCTCGATGACTGGCGCCAGGTGGACGAGTTCTTGCACAAAGCGCTGTGGCGGCTGCCCACCTGGGCCGACTACCAGCGGCTTCAGGAGGAGAGCGAGTACGCAGCGTGGGTCATCTACAACCGCTACTACCTCAACCACTACACCATCAGCGTGCACAACCTGCCCGAGGGTTACGACACCATCCCCGCCTTCAACGCCTTCCTCGAGCGCCACGGCTTCAAGCTCAACACCGCAGGCGGCAAGGCCAAGGTCAGCCCCGATGGCCTGCTGGTCCAGAGCTCGACCGTGGCCGAGATGATCGAGGCCGAATTTGCAGGAGGGGAAAAGCACAAGATCTCGGGCTCCTACGTGGAGTTCGCCGAGCGCAAGCCCCTGCCCCAGTTCGCCCATCTGCCCAAGTCCGAGCTGCGCCGCGAACACCGCCGCGAGGGCTTCGAGGCGGGCAATGCCGACAAGATCTTCGAGAGCACCTACTCCCACCAGACCGCGCTACGGCGCTAA
- a CDS encoding PLP-dependent transferase, translated as MQGFGGLVSLELPSREAAGVFLDSLELFTQAVSLGDVESLATHPASTTHQLLEPALRERHGVSEGLVRLSVGIEDPDDLIADLEQALERARSVAPVDG; from the coding sequence ATGCAGGGCTTCGGGGGGCTGGTCTCGCTCGAGCTGCCCTCCCGCGAGGCGGCGGGCGTGTTCCTCGACAGCCTCGAGCTGTTCACCCAGGCCGTAAGCCTGGGCGACGTGGAATCGCTGGCCACCCATCCGGCCTCCACCACCCACCAGCTTTTGGAGCCCGCCCTGCGCGAGCGCCACGGGGTCAGCGAGGGCTTGGTGCGGCTCTCCGTCGGCATCGAAGACCCCGACGACCTCATCGCCGACTTAGAGCAGGCCCTCGAGCGGGCCAGGAGCGTTGCCCCGGTCGATGGCTGA
- a CDS encoding MBL fold metallo-hydrolase: MEATLTYVGAATVLLEVGGWRFLTDPVLDPPGGVYALEQGPIRGEAAHRLRLRSRKLTGPAIAPENLPPIHAVLLSHDQHFDNLDTAGRAFLPQAGRVLTTVSGAKRLGGNASGLAPWQSVQVGEIRITATPAQHGPRIALPVVGEVTGFFLEWPGQRHGGLYISGDTVWFAGLAQVARRFKVSVALLHVGAARFRLTGPIRYTLDAREALKLAERLEPRTLIPIHHEGWSHFSEGRSEVEQALRGASLEAKTLWLEPGVPTRLEV; this comes from the coding sequence GTGGAAGCGACGCTGACCTACGTTGGAGCCGCCACGGTGCTGCTGGAGGTGGGCGGCTGGCGCTTCCTCACCGACCCCGTGCTCGACCCGCCCGGTGGGGTGTACGCGCTCGAGCAAGGCCCCATCCGGGGCGAGGCGGCCCACCGCCTAAGGCTGCGCTCGCGCAAGCTCACTGGCCCGGCCATCGCGCCCGAGAACCTGCCGCCCATCCACGCTGTGCTGCTCTCCCACGACCAGCACTTCGACAACCTCGACACCGCTGGGCGGGCCTTCTTGCCTCAGGCCGGGCGCGTCCTGACCACGGTTTCGGGTGCTAAACGGCTCGGCGGCAACGCGAGCGGGCTGGCCCCCTGGCAGTCGGTCCAGGTGGGCGAAATCCGCATCACGGCTACCCCGGCCCAGCACGGCCCGCGCATCGCCTTGCCCGTGGTGGGCGAGGTGACCGGGTTTTTCCTCGAGTGGCCCGGCCAGCGGCACGGCGGGCTCTACATCTCCGGCGACACGGTGTGGTTCGCCGGGCTGGCCCAGGTCGCCCGGCGCTTCAAGGTGAGCGTGGCCTTGCTCCACGTCGGAGCCGCCCGCTTCCGCCTTACCGGCCCCATCCGCTACACCCTCGACGCCCGCGAAGCCCTCAAGCTCGCCGAGCGCCTCGAGCCCCGCACCCTCATCCCCATCCACCACGAAGGCTGGTCGCACTTCTCCGAGGGCCGCAGCGAGGTCGAACAGGCGCTCCGGGGAGCCAGCCTCGAGGCCAAGACGCTGTGGCTCGAGCCAGGAGTGCCCACGCGGCTGGAGGTCTGA
- a CDS encoding acetyl ornithine aminotransferase family protein, which produces MKPSVKLPLPGPKARALFERDRAVLSSSNARGYPVMAERGEGVWVWDVDGNCFLDLMAGIAVNTTGYAHPKVVQAVAEQAARLQHLCFAVIPSEPQIALAERLNATLGGGYRVFFGNSGTEGIEAAMKLARYHTRRPFFLAFSGSFHGRSMGALSLTASSSKYRKGFGNLVPGVSHLPYPNPYRHPDGLKLLRESLDALFQHTVPAEEVAALFVEPIQGEGGYVVPPQGFLRMLREVCDEHGILLVLDEVQTGAGRTGRFLAAEHEGVKPDIVVMAKGLASGYPLSAVIFREELSSWPSGAHGTTFGGNPVSVAAAHATLDLLEAGLMDNAAVVGEYLMSKLRALQSRFPRLGDVRGMGLMIGLEFVADPRAKTPDPALRDKVVQRCYEKGLLVLGAGPSAMRLAPPLILSQEEADTAVELFTQALEDVLEPTKA; this is translated from the coding sequence ATGAAACCCTCCGTCAAGCTTCCCCTCCCCGGCCCCAAGGCCCGCGCCCTCTTCGAGCGCGACAGGGCCGTGCTCTCCAGCTCCAACGCCCGCGGCTACCCCGTGATGGCCGAGCGCGGCGAAGGGGTGTGGGTATGGGACGTCGATGGCAACTGCTTCCTCGACCTGATGGCCGGGATCGCCGTCAACACCACCGGCTACGCCCACCCCAAGGTAGTGCAGGCCGTGGCCGAGCAGGCCGCCCGCTTGCAGCACCTGTGCTTCGCCGTGATCCCCTCCGAGCCCCAGATCGCCCTGGCCGAGCGACTGAACGCCACGCTGGGCGGGGGCTACCGGGTCTTCTTCGGCAACTCTGGCACCGAGGGCATCGAGGCCGCGATGAAGCTGGCCCGCTACCACACCCGCCGGCCCTTCTTCCTGGCCTTCAGCGGTAGCTTCCACGGGCGCAGCATGGGCGCGCTCTCGCTCACGGCCTCCAGCAGCAAGTACCGCAAGGGCTTCGGCAACCTGGTGCCCGGCGTGAGCCACCTGCCCTACCCCAACCCCTACCGCCACCCCGACGGCCTGAAGCTGCTGCGCGAGAGCCTCGACGCCCTCTTCCAGCACACCGTCCCCGCCGAGGAGGTGGCCGCCCTCTTCGTCGAGCCCATCCAGGGCGAGGGTGGCTACGTCGTCCCGCCGCAGGGCTTCCTCAGAATGCTGCGCGAGGTCTGCGATGAGCACGGCATCCTCCTGGTGCTCGACGAGGTGCAGACCGGCGCGGGCCGCACCGGTCGCTTCCTGGCCGCCGAGCACGAGGGCGTGAAGCCCGACATCGTGGTCATGGCCAAGGGGCTGGCCTCGGGCTACCCGCTCTCGGCGGTGATCTTCCGCGAGGAGCTCTCGAGCTGGCCCAGCGGCGCACACGGCACCACCTTCGGCGGCAACCCGGTGAGCGTGGCCGCCGCCCACGCCACCCTAGACCTGCTCGAGGCGGGCCTGATGGACAACGCCGCCGTAGTGGGCGAGTACCTCATGAGCAAGCTCCGCGCGCTGCAAAGCCGCTTCCCCCGCCTGGGCGACGTGCGCGGAATGGGCCTGATGATCGGCCTCGAGTTCGTCGCCGACCCAAGGGCCAAAACCCCCGACCCTGCCCTGCGCGACAAGGTGGTCCAGCGCTGCTACGAAAAGGGCCTGCTGGTCCTGGGCGCCGGCCCCAGCGCTATGCGCCTGGCCCCACCGCTGATCCTGAGTCAAGAAGAAGCCGACACCGCCGTCGAGCTCTTCACCCAGGCGCTGGAGGACGTACTCGAGCCGACGAAGGCTTGA
- the rlmN gene encoding 23S rRNA (adenine(2503)-C(2))-methyltransferase RlmN translates to MSTPADPRTPVLGLEPAALPAEGFRRAQIAGWLYKQGVRDWEGMSNLPKALRTELAERYRVSEFAEVRAFASKDGSVKYLYTLWDGKKTEAVYMPYVGRRTICVSSMVGCPAGCTFCATGKMGFGRNLTAAEILDQILFAAHHQGHSPREIRNVVLMGMGEPLLNLEHVFTAVRRMLDPEGLAMSPRRITLSTVGIPRGIYRLAEEDLGVRLALSLHAPDDETRRLIIPTAHRYSLEEIMMAVRHYYARVKRRVTFEYTMLKGLNDHPWQARALAKHLEGLSAHLNLIPWNPWEGAPHQGTSKEQILKFAAILEGLGVPTSIRWSRGRDVGAACGQLALKQPA, encoded by the coding sequence GTGAGCACCCCCGCCGACCCCCGCACTCCGGTCCTGGGCCTCGAGCCCGCCGCCCTCCCCGCCGAGGGTTTCCGCCGCGCCCAGATCGCGGGCTGGCTCTACAAGCAGGGCGTGCGGGACTGGGAGGGTATGAGCAACCTACCCAAGGCCCTGCGCACCGAGCTGGCCGAGCGCTATCGGGTGTCGGAGTTCGCCGAGGTCAGGGCCTTCGCGAGCAAAGACGGCTCGGTGAAGTACCTCTACACGCTGTGGGACGGCAAGAAGACCGAGGCCGTCTACATGCCTTATGTGGGCCGCCGCACCATCTGCGTCTCGAGCATGGTCGGCTGCCCGGCGGGCTGCACCTTCTGCGCCACGGGCAAGATGGGCTTCGGACGCAACCTCACCGCCGCAGAGATCCTCGACCAGATCCTCTTCGCCGCGCACCACCAAGGGCACTCCCCGCGCGAGATCCGCAACGTGGTGCTCATGGGTATGGGCGAGCCTTTGCTCAACCTCGAGCACGTCTTCACCGCCGTGCGCCGGATGCTCGACCCCGAGGGCCTGGCGATGAGCCCGCGCCGCATCACCCTCTCGACGGTGGGCATCCCGCGCGGCATCTACCGCCTGGCCGAGGAAGACCTGGGCGTGCGGTTGGCCCTCTCCCTCCACGCCCCCGACGACGAGACCCGCAGGCTCATCATCCCCACCGCCCACCGCTACAGCCTCGAGGAGATCATGATGGCGGTGCGGCACTACTACGCGAGGGTCAAGCGCCGGGTGACCTTCGAGTACACCATGCTCAAGGGCCTCAACGACCACCCCTGGCAGGCCAGGGCCCTGGCCAAGCACCTCGAGGGCCTCTCGGCCCACCTCAACCTCATCCCCTGGAACCCCTGGGAGGGCGCACCCCACCAGGGCACCTCCAAGGAGCAGATCCTCAAGTTCGCGGCAATCCTCGAGGGCCTGGGCGTGCCGACTTCGATCCGCTGGAGCCGGGGACGCGACGTGGGGGCGGCCTGCGGGCAGCTCGCGCTGAAGCAGCCGGCGTGA
- the trmH gene encoding tRNA (guanosine(18)-2'-O)-methyltransferase TrmH, with protein MTPEREHKLRTVLERRQPDLTVLMEQVNKPHNLSAILRTCDAVGVLEVHAIPPQKGLPALEEAEVGKIRTYNDTSGSAAKWVGLRVHPDVPSAFAHLRGQGFRIYATRLSEQATDYRAVDYTQPTCILLGAEKWGVSEEAAALADGHIVIPMLGMVQSLNVSVAAAVILFEAQRQRLEAGFYEHPRLSPQQYQAVWEAWSDPRRR; from the coding sequence GTGACGCCCGAACGCGAACACAAGCTGCGCACGGTGCTCGAGCGCCGTCAGCCCGACCTCACCGTGCTGATGGAGCAGGTCAACAAGCCCCACAACCTCTCGGCCATCCTGCGCACCTGCGACGCGGTGGGGGTGCTCGAGGTCCACGCCATCCCACCCCAGAAGGGGTTGCCGGCGCTCGAGGAAGCCGAGGTCGGCAAGATCAGAACCTACAACGACACCTCCGGCTCCGCCGCCAAGTGGGTGGGGCTGCGGGTTCACCCCGACGTCCCCTCGGCCTTCGCCCACCTCAGGGGCCAGGGCTTCAGGATCTACGCCACCCGCCTCTCGGAGCAGGCCACCGACTACCGCGCCGTGGACTACACCCAGCCCACCTGCATCCTGCTGGGGGCCGAGAAGTGGGGCGTCAGCGAGGAGGCCGCCGCCCTGGCCGACGGGCACATCGTCATCCCCATGCTGGGGATGGTGCAGAGCCTCAACGTCTCGGTGGCCGCCGCGGTGATCCTCTTTGAAGCCCAGCGCCAGCGTCTGGAGGCCGGCTTCTACGAGCACCCCCGGCTGAGCCCGCAGCAGTACCAAGCGGTCTGGGAGGCCTGGAGCGACCCCCGGCGGCGCTAG